Proteins encoded by one window of Calypte anna isolate BGI_N300 unplaced genomic scaffold, bCalAnn1_v1.p scaffold_180_arrow_ctg1, whole genome shotgun sequence:
- the NEUROD4 gene encoding neurogenic differentiation factor 4, which yields MTKTPTKPKEMAELGGTQTWGGETLSSKEDEVRKGPCSLVPGLSAEHESIEEEEEEEEEEEEEDGEKPKRRGPKKKKMTKARLERFRARRVKANARERTRMHGLNDALDNLRRVMPCYSKTQKLSKIETLRLARNYIWALSEVLESGQTLEGKNFVEMLCKGLSQPTSNLVAGCLQLGPQPFFLEKQEEKSSLCDPSLPNSFSYHSPGLPSPPYGTLEPQLLHLKPPHPFKTLVDASFGTHPSSCTPPPYEGPLTPPLSISGNFSLKPDASPDLEKSYPFLAPYPSVTLGGPQGPSTHFPPSLPRYEIPLDGGYETFQPPLPAPHLNAIFNE from the coding sequence ATGACCAAGACCCCCACCAAGCCCAAGgagatggcagagctgggaggcaCCCAAACCTGGGGGGGGGAAACCTTGAGCTCCAAGGAGGACGAGGTCAGGAAGGGACCTTGCAGCTTGGTGCCCGGTTTGTCTGCAGAGCACGAGAGCAtcgaggaggaggaggaggaggaggaagaggaggaggaagaagatggggaaaaacccaaaaggaGAGGaccaaagaagaagaaaatgaccAAGGCGAGGCTGGAAAGGTTCAGGGCCCGGCGGGTGAAAGCCAACGCCCGGGAACGCACTCGGATGCACGGGCTGAACGATGCTCTGGATAACCTGAGGAGGGTGATGCCCTGCTACTCCAAAACTCAGAAACTGTCCAAAATCGAGACCTTGAGGCTGGCCAGGAACTACATCTGGGCTCTCTCGGAGGTGCTGGAGAGCGGGCAGACTCTGGAAGGGAAGAATTTCGTGGAGATGCTCTGCAAGGGCTTGTCCCAACCCACCAGCAACCTGGTGGCcggctgcctgcagctgggtcCTCAGCcctttttcctggaaaaacaggaggaaaaatccTCCCTCTGCGACCCTTCCCTTCCCAACTCCTTCAGCTACCACTCCCCGgggctccccagccccccctaCGGGACCCTGGAGCCCCAACTGCTGCACCTGAAGCCTCCCCACCCCTTCAAGACCTTGGTGGACGCTTCCTTTGgcacccacccctcctcctgcacCCCCCCCCCATACGAGGGACCCCTGACCCCCCCCCTCAGCATCAGTGGGAACTTCTCCTTGAAGCCGGATGCTTCTCCAGACCTGGAGAAATCTTACCCCTTCCTGGCTCCCTACCCCTCGGTCACTTTGGGGGGACCCCAAGGACCCAGCACCCACTTCCCCCCCTCGCTCCCTCGCTACGAGATCCCCCTGGATGGGGGCTACGAAACCTTCCAgccccccctgcctgccccccacCTCAACGCCATCTTCAACGAGTAG